The Paraburkholderia sp. ZP32-5 genome includes a window with the following:
- a CDS encoding DUF1840 domain-containing protein, with translation MLITFKCHACPDVMMLENLAQYLVGIVGKRLGERGVITHEETGPAIEKLEAAITFDKRERAEHDGHFHEGEDGHEHHEIPPGLAQRAYPFLDMLRAAQKEGSDIVWGI, from the coding sequence ATGCTGATTACTTTCAAATGCCACGCCTGCCCGGACGTGATGATGCTGGAAAATCTGGCGCAGTATCTGGTCGGCATTGTCGGCAAACGCCTTGGGGAGCGGGGCGTCATCACTCATGAGGAAACGGGGCCTGCCATCGAGAAACTCGAAGCGGCCATCACTTTCGACAAGCGGGAACGCGCCGAGCACGACGGCCATTTCCACGAAGGCGAGGACGGCCACGAACATCATGAGATTCCGCCCGGACTCGCGCAGCGCGCGTATCCGTTCCTCGATATGTTGCGCGCGGCGCAGAAGGAAGGCTCGGATATCGTCTGGGGGATTTGA
- a CDS encoding acid-shock protein, protein MKKLTLLLTAVSLAAGASAALAQPAAPGGSSAVSSYSPPIQKHVKKPKKQKAKKGASEPMAAPANSASQ, encoded by the coding sequence ATGAAGAAGCTGACGCTGTTACTGACCGCCGTTTCGCTGGCCGCGGGCGCTTCCGCGGCACTTGCGCAACCCGCCGCGCCAGGCGGCTCGAGCGCGGTCAGTTCGTACTCGCCGCCGATCCAGAAGCATGTGAAGAAGCCGAAAAAGCAGAAGGCGAAGAAGGGCGCGTCCGAACCGATGGCCGCTCCGGCCAATTCCGCCAGCCAGTAG
- the metH gene encoding methionine synthase codes for MRTHAMTDHTMRLSGLEPFNVTTGTLFINVGERTNVTGSKAFARMILNNQFDEALAVARQQVENGAQVIDVNMDEAMLDSKAAMVRFMNLIASEPDIARVPVMIDSSKWEVIEAGLKCVQGKAIVNSISLKEGEEAFRHHANLIRRYGAAAVVMAFDEQGQADTFKRKTEICKRSYDFLVNEVGFPPEDIIFDPNIFAVATGIEEHNNYAVDFIEATRWIKQNLPYAKVSGGVSNVSFSFRGNDPVREAIHTVFLYYAIQAGMDMGIVNAGQLGVYAELDPELRERVEDVVLNRREDGTDRLLEIADKFKTGAAKKEENLEWRNQPVEKRLAHALVSGITTFIVEDTEEVRARIAAEGGRPINVIEGPLMDGMNIVGDLFGQGKMFLPQVVKSARVMKQAVAHLIPFIEEEKRQLAAAGGDVRAKGKIVIATVKGDVHDIGKNIVSVVLQCNNFEVVNMGVMVSCNDILAKAKVEGADIIGLSGLITPSLEEMAYVASEMQRDDYFRIKKIPLLIGGATTSRVHTAVKIAPHYEGPVVYVPDASRSVSVASSLLSDEGAAKYVEELNADYTRIRDQHANKKAQPMVTLAEARANKTKIDWANYQPVKPKFIGRRVFKNFDLNELANYIDWAPFFQTWDLAGPYPAILNDEIVGESARRVFSDGKSMLARLIQGRWLQANGVIALLPANTVNDDDIEIYTDESRTEVALTWRNLRQQSVRPVVDGVMRPNRSLADFIAPKDSGVADYIGMFAVTAGLGVDVKEKQFEKDLDDYSAIMLKALADRLAEAFAEAMHARVRRDLWGYANSETLSNDELIGEKYLGVRPAPGYPACPDHLVKSDMFDVLQAEDIGMSLTESLAMLPAASVSGFYLAHPDSAYFSVGKIGQDQLEDYAQRMSLSKADAQRALAPLL; via the coding sequence ATTCGCACTCACGCCATGACCGATCACACCATGCGCCTTAGCGGCCTCGAGCCGTTCAACGTCACGACCGGCACGCTCTTCATCAACGTCGGCGAACGCACCAACGTGACCGGCTCGAAAGCGTTCGCGCGAATGATCCTGAACAACCAGTTCGACGAAGCCCTGGCCGTCGCGCGCCAGCAGGTCGAAAACGGCGCGCAGGTGATCGACGTCAACATGGACGAAGCGATGCTCGATTCGAAAGCGGCGATGGTGCGCTTCATGAATCTGATCGCGTCGGAGCCGGACATCGCGCGCGTGCCCGTGATGATCGACTCGTCGAAGTGGGAAGTGATCGAGGCCGGGTTGAAGTGCGTGCAAGGCAAGGCGATCGTCAACTCGATCTCGCTGAAGGAAGGCGAGGAAGCGTTCCGTCATCACGCGAACCTGATTCGTCGCTATGGCGCGGCGGCCGTCGTGATGGCCTTCGACGAACAGGGCCAGGCCGACACCTTCAAGCGCAAGACGGAAATCTGCAAGCGCTCGTACGACTTTCTCGTCAATGAAGTGGGCTTTCCGCCTGAAGACATCATCTTCGATCCGAACATCTTCGCGGTCGCGACCGGCATCGAGGAACACAACAACTACGCGGTCGACTTCATCGAGGCGACCCGCTGGATCAAGCAGAATCTGCCGTATGCGAAGGTGAGCGGCGGCGTGTCGAACGTGTCGTTCTCGTTCCGCGGCAACGACCCGGTGCGCGAGGCGATCCATACCGTGTTCCTCTATTACGCGATTCAGGCGGGGATGGACATGGGCATCGTCAACGCGGGCCAGTTGGGCGTATATGCCGAACTCGATCCCGAACTGCGCGAGCGCGTCGAAGACGTGGTGCTGAATCGCCGCGAAGACGGCACCGATCGTCTGCTCGAAATCGCCGACAAGTTCAAGACCGGCGCTGCGAAGAAGGAAGAGAACCTCGAGTGGCGCAATCAGCCGGTCGAAAAACGTCTCGCGCATGCGCTCGTGAGCGGCATCACCACGTTCATCGTCGAAGACACCGAGGAAGTGCGCGCGCGAATCGCCGCTGAAGGTGGCCGTCCGATCAACGTGATCGAAGGTCCGCTGATGGACGGCATGAACATCGTCGGCGACCTGTTCGGTCAGGGCAAGATGTTCCTGCCGCAAGTCGTGAAGTCGGCGCGCGTGATGAAGCAGGCGGTCGCGCATCTGATCCCGTTCATCGAAGAAGAAAAGCGCCAGCTCGCGGCGGCCGGCGGCGACGTGCGCGCGAAGGGCAAGATCGTCATCGCGACCGTCAAGGGCGATGTGCACGACATCGGCAAGAACATCGTGTCGGTGGTGCTTCAGTGCAATAACTTCGAAGTGGTCAACATGGGCGTGATGGTCTCGTGCAACGACATTCTCGCGAAAGCGAAGGTCGAAGGCGCGGACATCATCGGGCTGTCGGGGCTCATTACGCCGAGCCTCGAAGAGATGGCCTACGTCGCATCGGAAATGCAGCGCGACGACTACTTCCGCATCAAGAAGATTCCGCTGCTGATCGGCGGCGCGACGACCTCGCGCGTGCACACCGCGGTGAAGATTGCGCCGCACTACGAAGGCCCGGTCGTGTACGTGCCGGACGCGTCGCGTTCGGTATCGGTCGCGTCGAGCCTGTTGTCCGACGAAGGCGCGGCGAAGTACGTCGAAGAACTCAACGCCGACTACACGCGCATCCGCGACCAGCACGCGAACAAAAAAGCGCAGCCGATGGTCACGCTCGCCGAAGCGCGTGCGAACAAAACCAAGATCGACTGGGCGAACTACCAGCCGGTCAAGCCGAAGTTCATCGGTCGCCGCGTGTTCAAGAACTTCGACCTGAACGAACTCGCGAACTATATCGACTGGGCTCCGTTCTTCCAGACGTGGGATCTCGCCGGCCCGTATCCGGCGATTCTCAATGACGAGATCGTCGGCGAATCGGCACGGCGGGTGTTTTCGGACGGCAAGTCGATGCTCGCGCGCCTGATCCAGGGCCGCTGGCTGCAAGCCAACGGCGTGATCGCGCTGCTGCCGGCCAACACGGTGAACGACGACGACATCGAAATCTACACCGACGAATCGCGCACGGAAGTCGCGCTCACGTGGCGCAATCTGCGCCAGCAAAGCGTGCGGCCGGTCGTCGACGGCGTGATGCGGCCGAACCGGTCGCTCGCCGACTTCATCGCGCCGAAAGACTCGGGCGTGGCCGACTACATAGGCATGTTCGCGGTGACGGCGGGTCTTGGCGTCGACGTGAAGGAAAAGCAGTTCGAGAAGGATCTCGACGACTACAGCGCGATCATGCTGAAGGCGCTCGCTGACCGGCTCGCCGAAGCTTTCGCCGAAGCGATGCATGCGCGCGTGCGGCGTGACCTGTGGGGCTACGCGAATAGCGAAACTCTGTCCAACGACGAACTGATCGGCGAAAAATACCTTGGCGTGCGCCCGGCGCCGGGCTATCCGGCCTGCCCGGATCACCTGGTCAAGAGCGATATGTTCGACGTGCTGCAGGCCGAGGATATCGGCATGAGCCTGACCGAATCGCTGGCGATGCTGCCGGCAGCGAGCGTGTCGGGCTTCTACCTCGCGCATCCGGACAGCGCCTATTTCTCGGTCGGCAAGATCGGCCAGGATCAGCTGGAGGACTACGCGCAGCGGATGTCGCTGTCGAAGGCGGATGCGCAGCGCGCGTTGGCGCCGTTGTTGTAA
- a CDS encoding homocysteine S-methyltransferase family protein: MTQPAQSAKPVRSDAAYTRGAALPALLNSRILILDGAMGTMIQRYKLDEARYRGERFKDYARDIKGNNELLSITQPQIIAEIHEQYLAAGADIIETNTFGATTVAQADYGMESLAAEMNVESAKLARAACDKYSTPDKPRFVAGAIGPTPKTASISPDVNDPGARNVTFDELHAAYYEQAKALLDGGVDLFLVETIFDTLNAKAALFALDELFENTGERLPIMISGTVTDASGRILSGQTVEAFWNSLRHAKPLTFGLNCALGAALMRPYIAELAKLCDTYVSCYPNAGLPNPMSDTGFDELPADTSGLLKEFAEAGLVNIAGGCCGTTPEHIAAIAKSLAELKPRKWPTQYRDAA, encoded by the coding sequence ATGACCCAGCCCGCTCAATCCGCCAAGCCAGTCCGTTCCGACGCCGCCTACACGCGCGGCGCGGCGCTGCCCGCGCTGCTGAACTCGCGCATCCTGATCCTCGACGGCGCAATGGGCACGATGATCCAGCGCTACAAGCTCGACGAAGCCCGCTATCGCGGCGAACGCTTCAAGGACTACGCGCGCGACATCAAGGGCAACAACGAACTGCTGTCGATCACGCAGCCGCAGATCATCGCCGAGATTCACGAGCAGTATCTGGCGGCGGGCGCGGACATCATCGAGACAAACACGTTCGGCGCGACCACCGTGGCGCAGGCCGACTACGGCATGGAATCGCTCGCGGCCGAGATGAACGTCGAATCGGCGAAGCTCGCGCGCGCCGCGTGCGACAAGTACTCGACGCCGGACAAGCCGCGCTTCGTCGCCGGCGCGATCGGACCGACGCCGAAAACCGCCAGCATTTCGCCCGACGTCAACGATCCGGGCGCGCGCAATGTCACGTTCGACGAACTGCACGCGGCCTACTACGAGCAGGCCAAAGCGCTGCTTGACGGTGGCGTCGATCTGTTCCTCGTCGAAACGATCTTCGATACGCTGAACGCAAAGGCCGCGCTGTTCGCACTCGACGAACTGTTCGAGAACACCGGCGAGCGCCTGCCGATCATGATCTCCGGCACCGTCACCGACGCATCGGGCCGCATCCTGTCCGGCCAGACGGTCGAGGCATTCTGGAATTCGCTGCGTCACGCGAAGCCGCTCACGTTCGGCCTGAACTGCGCGCTCGGCGCGGCGCTGATGCGTCCGTACATCGCCGAACTGGCGAAGCTGTGCGACACCTACGTGTCCTGCTATCCGAACGCCGGCCTGCCCAATCCGATGAGCGATACCGGCTTCGACGAACTGCCCGCCGATACCTCCGGCCTGCTGAAGGAATTCGCCGAAGCCGGTCTCGTGAACATCGCAGGCGGCTGCTGCGGCACGACGCCCGAGCACATCGCGGCGATCGCGAAGTCGCTCGCCGAGCTGAAGCCGCGCAAGTGGCCGACGCAGTATCGCGACGCGGCCTGA
- a CDS encoding BTH_I0359 family protein, with the protein MQMIYNSPNYCVVEFPPQEGQLAMKSGGYEIVDKNMQREIFIDGAMAANFREHVQKLIEGEPTLDEVDEFLGQFDSLMTQPVILH; encoded by the coding sequence ATGCAAATGATCTACAACAGCCCCAACTACTGTGTCGTCGAATTTCCGCCGCAAGAGGGCCAACTGGCCATGAAGTCGGGCGGCTACGAGATCGTCGACAAGAACATGCAGCGCGAAATCTTCATCGACGGTGCAATGGCTGCGAATTTTCGCGAGCATGTGCAGAAGCTGATCGAAGGCGAGCCCACGCTCGACGAGGTCGACGAGTTCCTCGGCCAGTTCGACAGCTTGATGACTCAACCGGTAATCCTTCACTAA
- a CDS encoding alpha/beta fold hydrolase: MQVNLNGIETRYVLSNEGGGPWLTFIHQLGGDLSIWDQLAGYFRDDYTVLRYDVRGHGDSAVASESFSIGDLSDDLATLLDALGAPTTHVVGLSLGGMIAQQFALAYPSRVDTLTIADSTGGTLPENRALWNQRAHTARTEGMAALVPSTLARWLTPDFQAAHPEAVEPIREVLSRTPSEGFAMACEALRGFDLRGKHGAIRCPTLAVAGRHDTGTPPASTQAIADAIQGARFEVLDAAHLAPIEQS, encoded by the coding sequence ATGCAAGTGAACCTCAACGGTATCGAAACACGCTACGTGCTGAGCAACGAGGGCGGCGGCCCGTGGCTCACCTTCATCCATCAGTTGGGCGGCGATCTGTCGATCTGGGATCAGCTTGCCGGCTATTTCCGCGACGATTACACGGTGCTGCGTTATGACGTACGCGGCCACGGCGATAGCGCGGTGGCAAGCGAGTCGTTCAGTATCGGCGATCTGTCGGACGATCTCGCGACGCTGCTCGATGCGCTCGGCGCGCCGACCACGCATGTGGTCGGGCTGTCGCTCGGCGGCATGATCGCGCAGCAATTCGCGCTCGCTTACCCGTCGCGGGTCGATACGTTGACGATCGCCGACAGCACCGGCGGCACGCTGCCCGAAAACCGTGCGTTATGGAACCAGCGCGCCCACACCGCACGCACCGAGGGCATGGCTGCGCTCGTGCCGTCGACGCTCGCCCGCTGGCTCACGCCCGATTTTCAGGCCGCGCATCCGGAAGCGGTCGAGCCGATCCGCGAAGTGCTCAGCCGCACGCCGTCGGAAGGCTTCGCGATGGCCTGCGAGGCGTTGCGCGGATTCGATCTGCGTGGCAAGCACGGCGCGATCCGCTGCCCCACGCTCGCGGTAGCGGGCCGCCATGACACAGGCACGCCACCTGCTTCTACCCAGGCGATAGCGGATGCAATACAAGGCGCCCGCTTCGAAGTGCTCGATGCCGCTCATCTTGCGCCCATCGAGCAATCTTAA
- a CDS encoding DUF3108 domain-containing protein — translation MAFASASRHSDRMPPAGHRPRRTWRWLAVLVVVAGLHWIAAQWFERNRVNLNPADREHVPVQVALLTPERVERQAEQQPAAPAQHAPAPARKPAARPPREPHVLSALQPAKPEESAATPASDAAASAPPAAASANVNASAAANGSATNAPVAASAPQASKGVKFSVPPSAELEYDTFYNGVRNQPGTIHWVNSAQGYEMIVSVPLPFVGPFVFSSHGSIDAFGLAPAQYSEKRGRRAEDIAIFNRADKKIGFTRTPATFPLPDGAQDRFSVVMQLASLVRGDPGAYTPGVTRQFFVVDTDSGENWPIETIGDETIRAAQGYLQTRHFKRLPRHEGDQRRIDVWLAPSLGWLPARILQTEPNGTQFELVWRGKLDLDGASPGGDGAAPAVPTSAGNGGSDTTASPAAPVTSVTPTPVTPVTSAPTGTPDSVTAPATAPAVMPDTAPTAPVDSTAPENIKP, via the coding sequence ATGGCCTTTGCTTCCGCCTCCCGCCACTCCGATCGCATGCCGCCGGCCGGCCATCGGCCGAGGCGCACGTGGCGCTGGCTCGCGGTGCTCGTCGTCGTCGCGGGTCTGCACTGGATCGCCGCGCAGTGGTTCGAGCGCAATCGCGTGAATCTGAATCCGGCCGATCGCGAGCATGTGCCGGTGCAGGTCGCATTGCTGACGCCCGAGCGGGTCGAGCGTCAAGCCGAGCAGCAGCCGGCCGCGCCCGCGCAACATGCGCCGGCGCCCGCGCGCAAGCCGGCGGCCAGGCCGCCGCGCGAACCGCATGTGCTGAGCGCGCTACAGCCGGCCAAACCGGAGGAGTCGGCGGCCACGCCCGCATCCGATGCGGCGGCAAGCGCGCCGCCCGCCGCCGCGAGCGCGAATGTGAATGCGTCCGCCGCTGCGAATGGCAGCGCTACCAACGCGCCCGTCGCGGCAAGCGCGCCGCAGGCATCGAAGGGCGTGAAGTTCTCGGTGCCGCCCTCGGCCGAACTCGAATACGACACGTTCTACAACGGCGTGCGCAATCAGCCGGGCACGATTCACTGGGTCAACAGTGCGCAAGGATACGAAATGATCGTGTCGGTGCCGCTGCCGTTCGTCGGACCGTTCGTGTTTTCGAGCCACGGCAGCATCGATGCATTCGGCCTCGCGCCCGCGCAGTACAGCGAGAAGCGTGGCCGTCGCGCGGAAGACATTGCGATCTTCAATCGCGCCGATAAAAAAATCGGCTTCACGCGCACGCCGGCGACCTTCCCGCTGCCCGACGGCGCGCAGGACCGCTTCAGCGTCGTGATGCAGCTTGCGAGCCTCGTGCGCGGCGATCCCGGCGCATATACGCCCGGCGTCACGCGGCAGTTTTTCGTCGTCGATACGGATAGCGGTGAGAACTGGCCCATCGAGACGATCGGCGACGAAACGATTCGCGCGGCGCAAGGTTATCTACAGACGCGTCATTTCAAACGGCTGCCGCGCCATGAGGGCGATCAACGCCGCATCGACGTGTGGCTCGCGCCGTCGCTCGGCTGGCTGCCCGCGCGCATCCTGCAGACGGAACCGAACGGCACGCAATTCGAACTCGTGTGGCGCGGCAAGCTCGATCTCGATGGTGCTTCGCCCGGAGGTGATGGCGCTGCGCCCGCGGTGCCCACATCGGCCGGGAATGGCGGCAGCGATACCACTGCTAGCCCCGCTGCTCCCGTAACGTCCGTTACACCTACGCCCGTTACACCCGTTACGTCCGCGCCCACCGGCACGCCCGACAGCGTCACCGCACCCGCCACTGCCCCGGCAGTTATGCCCGATACGGCGCCAACCGCACCGGTCGATTCGACCGCTCCCGAAAACATCAAACCCTGA
- a CDS encoding IclR family transcriptional regulator, with translation MSANARSGTSRSRTVHASANDPLAIADATDATDAADPLDASADDEAGEPGEEKLRSGIQSIEVGFRLLDVLTHEPRAMMLRDLAQRAGMSPAKAHRYLVSFLRLGVVAQDPLSGRYELGGFALQLGLARLARVDGVTLARIALAELRDRLDLTLGIAVWGNQGPTMVHWMESSYPAKASLKLGDVMPLLSSATGLLFAAYLPAGKIAPMLERELADSRRWSHSGAPRTRAEVDAVLAEVREHQAARVEGMLLPTIHAFCMPVFDSTGALALGIVALGHEGAFDIRWGGEIDMALRECARKLSYELGYSASPRSENG, from the coding sequence ATGTCCGCCAACGCCCGCTCCGGCACGTCCCGCTCTCGCACCGTCCACGCGTCCGCCAACGATCCGCTCGCTATCGCAGATGCGACCGATGCAACCGATGCAGCCGATCCGCTCGACGCCAGCGCGGACGACGAAGCCGGCGAGCCCGGCGAAGAGAAACTGCGCTCGGGCATCCAGTCGATCGAAGTCGGCTTCCGGCTGCTCGACGTACTCACCCACGAGCCGCGCGCGATGATGCTGCGCGACCTCGCGCAGCGCGCGGGCATGAGTCCGGCGAAAGCGCATCGCTACCTGGTGAGCTTTCTGCGCCTCGGCGTGGTCGCGCAGGATCCGCTGTCGGGCCGCTACGAACTCGGCGGCTTCGCGTTGCAGTTGGGACTCGCGCGGCTCGCGCGCGTCGATGGCGTGACGCTCGCGCGCATCGCGCTCGCCGAATTGCGCGACCGGCTCGATCTCACGCTCGGCATCGCGGTATGGGGCAACCAGGGGCCGACGATGGTGCACTGGATGGAGTCGAGCTATCCGGCCAAGGCATCGCTGAAACTCGGCGACGTGATGCCGCTTCTGAGTTCCGCCACCGGCCTGCTGTTTGCCGCCTACCTGCCGGCCGGCAAGATCGCCCCGATGCTCGAGCGCGAACTGGCCGACTCGCGCCGCTGGTCGCACAGCGGCGCGCCGCGCACGCGCGCGGAGGTCGACGCGGTGCTCGCCGAGGTACGCGAACATCAAGCCGCGCGCGTCGAAGGCATGCTGCTGCCGACGATCCACGCTTTCTGCATGCCGGTGTTCGATTCGACTGGTGCGCTGGCGCTCGGTATCGTCGCGCTTGGCCATGAAGGCGCGTTCGATATCCGCTGGGGCGGCGAGATCGATATGGCGCTGCGCGAATGCGCGCGCAAGCTGTCGTACGAGTTGGGCTATAGCGCGTCGCCGCGCAGCGAGAACGGTTGA
- a CDS encoding fumarylacetoacetate hydrolase family protein: protein MKLASLKDGTRDGQLIVVSRDLHTAAIADAIAPTLQRVLDDWAFYAPQLHDLYDALNQGRARNSFAFDAKDCMAPLPRAFQWADGSSYVNHVELVRRARGAEMPPEFWTDPLMYQGGSDDFIGPRDDVLCASEAFGIDFEAEVAVITTDVPMGATPDQALRGVRLFTLVNDVSLRNLIPAELAKGFGFFQSKPATSFAPVAVTPDELGEQWREGRVHRPMIVHWNGKKVGQPDAGTDMVFHFGQLIAHAAKTRNLRAGSIVGSGTVSNKDAKRGYCCIAEKRCLETIEHGAPQTEFMKYGDTVKIEMFDDAGKSIFGAIEQSIAPLE, encoded by the coding sequence ATGAAACTTGCCTCGCTGAAGGACGGCACGCGCGACGGTCAACTGATCGTCGTGTCCCGCGACCTGCACACCGCGGCGATCGCCGATGCGATCGCGCCCACGCTGCAGCGCGTGCTCGACGACTGGGCTTTCTACGCGCCGCAATTGCACGATCTGTACGACGCGCTCAACCAGGGCCGCGCGCGCAACAGTTTCGCGTTCGATGCAAAAGATTGCATGGCACCGCTGCCACGCGCATTCCAGTGGGCCGACGGCTCGTCGTACGTGAACCACGTCGAACTCGTGCGGCGTGCGCGCGGCGCGGAAATGCCGCCGGAGTTCTGGACCGATCCGCTGATGTACCAGGGCGGCAGCGACGACTTCATCGGCCCGCGCGATGACGTGCTGTGCGCGTCGGAAGCGTTCGGCATCGACTTCGAGGCGGAAGTCGCGGTGATCACGACCGACGTGCCGATGGGCGCGACGCCGGACCAGGCACTGCGCGGCGTGCGGCTCTTCACGCTGGTCAACGACGTGTCGCTGCGCAACCTGATTCCCGCCGAACTCGCGAAGGGCTTCGGTTTTTTCCAGAGCAAGCCGGCCACGTCGTTCGCACCTGTCGCGGTCACGCCGGATGAACTCGGCGAGCAGTGGCGCGAGGGCCGCGTGCATCGGCCGATGATCGTCCATTGGAACGGCAAGAAAGTCGGCCAGCCCGACGCGGGCACCGACATGGTGTTTCACTTCGGGCAGTTGATCGCGCATGCGGCGAAGACGCGCAACCTGCGTGCCGGTTCGATCGTCGGTTCGGGCACCGTGTCGAACAAGGATGCCAAACGCGGCTACTGCTGCATCGCCGAGAAACGCTGCCTCGAAACGATCGAACACGGTGCGCCGCAAACCGAGTTCATGAAGTACGGCGATACGGTGAAGATCGAAATGTTCGATGACGCGGGCAAGTCGATTTTCGGTGCGATCGAGCAGAGCATCGCGCCGCTCGAATAA
- a CDS encoding ABC transporter substrate-binding protein — protein MPRLKSVESATWCEHAPHGSVSAKPCVSVAAARGPLARIARRAATLCAALACALPLTSFAQVKVGLVLSLTGPAASLGIPARDTVALLPRQIGGQNVEYIVLDDASDTTKAVQDTKKLISEDRVDAIVGSSITPNSLAMIDIVAEGETPMISLASSAKIIEPVDAKRRWVFKTPQTDAMMASAIAEHASTHGVKTIAFIGQADALGETFYAEVAKFAQLHHIDVVASERFNRTDPSVTGQVLKILAAHPDAVVVGAAGTPAALPPKTLRERGYKGVIYHNHGVGNNDFLRVCGADCNGTFLPASPVLVAAQLPADHPAKRLALDYIARFEAQHGPGSVSAFGSYTWDAGALLNHAIPIALKAGAPGTPQFRRALRDALEATRGLADTNGVVDMSAADHLGLDQRARVMVEISNGKWVYQPR, from the coding sequence ATGCCGCGATTGAAATCCGTTGAATCTGCAACCTGGTGCGAACACGCGCCGCATGGGAGCGTAAGTGCGAAACCGTGCGTGAGCGTCGCGGCTGCGCGCGGTCCGCTCGCGCGAATCGCACGCCGCGCCGCCACGCTATGCGCGGCGCTCGCCTGCGCGCTGCCGTTGACGTCGTTCGCGCAGGTCAAGGTCGGCCTCGTGTTGTCGCTGACCGGCCCGGCCGCGTCGCTCGGCATCCCCGCGCGCGATACGGTCGCGCTGCTGCCCAGGCAGATCGGCGGACAAAACGTCGAATACATCGTGCTCGACGATGCATCCGACACGACCAAGGCCGTGCAGGACACCAAGAAACTGATTTCGGAAGATCGTGTCGACGCGATCGTCGGTTCGTCGATCACGCCGAATTCGCTCGCGATGATCGACATCGTCGCCGAGGGCGAAACGCCGATGATCTCGCTCGCGTCGTCGGCGAAAATCATCGAGCCGGTCGACGCGAAACGCCGCTGGGTCTTCAAGACGCCGCAGACCGACGCGATGATGGCCTCGGCGATCGCGGAACATGCGAGCACGCACGGCGTGAAGACGATCGCCTTCATCGGCCAGGCCGACGCGCTCGGCGAGACCTTCTATGCCGAGGTCGCGAAGTTCGCGCAACTGCATCACATCGACGTGGTCGCGAGCGAACGCTTCAATCGCACCGATCCGAGCGTGACCGGCCAGGTGCTGAAGATTCTCGCGGCGCACCCGGATGCAGTGGTCGTCGGCGCGGCCGGCACGCCCGCCGCGCTGCCGCCGAAAACGCTGCGCGAGCGCGGCTACAAGGGCGTGATCTATCACAATCACGGCGTCGGCAATAACGACTTCCTGCGCGTGTGCGGCGCCGATTGCAACGGCACGTTCCTGCCCGCGAGCCCGGTGCTGGTGGCCGCGCAACTGCCGGCCGATCATCCGGCGAAGCGTCTCGCGCTCGATTACATCGCGCGCTTCGAGGCGCAGCATGGGCCGGGCAGCGTGTCGGCATTCGGTTCGTACACGTGGGATGCGGGCGCGCTGCTCAACCACGCGATTCCGATTGCGCTAAAGGCGGGTGCGCCAGGCACGCCGCAATTTCGCCGCGCGCTGCGCGATGCACTCGAAGCGACGCGCGGTCTCGCGGATACCAACGGCGTCGTCGATATGAGCGCGGCCGATCACCTCGGGCTCGATCAGCGCGCGCGCGTGATGGTCGAAATCAGCAACGGCAAGTGGGTTTATCAGCCGCGCTGA